One genomic region from Bactrocera tryoni isolate S06 chromosome 3, CSIRO_BtryS06_freeze2, whole genome shotgun sequence encodes:
- the LOC120771649 gene encoding uncharacterized protein LOC120771649 isoform X1, whose protein sequence is MDMDFLSDPIFSDLDRSDFIGGIDNEAIDFGNLEQFMQVEAAVGQLEAQNSCINGNNTRENTLCCGSKADVNQQQQQQQQQNPHHQQINSVDGNLSLVSVSARVSLASTPIATPIPTTVSHGTPHMPDSPPDSGSEPPYSPLQDAHGLTLTSRDVYNGLSAMQPDMQLQSQFTPPHQTQASTTHHHHQQQQHQQLQHNNHHSNNNATQIHYNHNHSPTAPPNDTMSRVRVKHEAGLIIDPATLTHTHANAISTHAHGEHNASHGHMNLPPPHQLMFSNTNTNNNNQHNANNSHLLSYENLQGGNFPSVNYPNVTIVNGLDVVQTHATSCALTSPLNEVPRVQLVGTSQALPPQHSRSSLPTTPVHLSLSRKRKLSTQLDCPDFASIKPDPGLRMSPTHGMATAAAEQQQKLSASSPVTITLPAHATTSDMTSTPAHSAASLSPALSTINSNADNSLDGNNTATSGSGEGGGDSNALTPCIRFSPFQPQNWHKLCDQSLQEIAVVYYRVDADKGFNFSVSDDAFVCQKKNHFQITCHARLQGDAKFVKTPSGLEKINSFHLHFYGVKLEAPNQTIRVEQSQSDRSKKPFYPVPIDLQSHIVSKVTVGRLHFSETTNNNMRKKGRPNPEQRYFQLVVGLHVHTISGNFPIISQGSERIIVRASNPGQFESDVDLCWQRGITQDSIFHAGRVGINTDRPDESLVVHGNLKVSGHIVQPSDSRAKHEIGELDTSVQLRNLQKIRIVRYRYAPEFAVHSGLKRSCESDSEEIVDTGVIAQEVREVIPDAVQEAGSIVLPNGNVIENFLLVNKDRILMENIGAVKELCKVTGSLETRIEDLERNNRLIRQNEFEQRSKQYRLAKSCGPRGGYEICSNKSLQIVIFLLVIVMAACLAAVSTLYFVEHNKQRYNYKQLDRLQFHSNGHLLGHDSVFINEQEGYIVQVHNMLNRNKSVQHGGTSRPPAYRNYTRPRGEIIYDESSDPYSQNGRNDELTVVMEKPLVSLQPLHPRKDTFKVTTTAPLLRLNKTINSKNKSKWPQAQVVPKVIASFQNTRATSSIQTENSANLTLQQKRPGTLGANETSSEKVAADNVSLTHDFDNNSIDIDAQHLTKKATAIRESAARPITSREETLSENSEAIADAIGAIVSTSSSNVNGKNDVNHGDNLKNTNLNANNNVPDTTAPAYSHRSRNVYKAVSPPSALLPLTTNKVTIEGNTGNYSLDGHYVYSNKSQAVLENKVDSTDLLDLQSLNNNSESVDNPITALFGFDFGLGRESVLGRRSTSQRSVGRVQCKFVQVEMFGAPPQCIQKPTNDEVSNCQSFCFEETNQLPVIQDTLAGITRVKEDLAVPEKQLSKENLPLSESNADSADTDTDPDTQPRSLATPILSANATFIGTDKKTQVVEVSSEQRSDLSDSSKDTSSCDERLDIDVKTADDAISAPTGSATSAELQRTAVAAAAAAAAAQIDCWQIDSCLIAETNNETFGMEHHCPHSGKSLNMTYIIPLSRFFKESSIQLQLSSSVPLLWTICSNRELTRHQGAHLLQSSAHQLSANIVQRQSNVSVIYFNIPSRGYFIRSLALRATTADSKNQNICQETAHEANTLLQYNFSIVRDCD, encoded by the exons ATGGACATGGACTTTCTTTCTGATCCAATTTTTTCGGATCTTG ATCGATCCGATTTCATTGGAGGCATCGACAATGAGGCAATCGATTTCGGTAATCTGGAACAGTTCATGCAGGTTGAAGCCGCCGTTGGACAGCTGGAAGCACAAAATAGCTGCATAAATGGAAATAACACGCGCGAAAATACATTATGTTGCGGCTCGAAGGCCGATGtcaaccaacagcaacaacagcagcaacagcagaaTCCACATCACCAACAAATTAACTCCGTCGATGGAAATTTATCATTAGTGAGCGTGTCGGCGCGTGTAAGTTTAGCCTCCACACCTATAGCGACACCCATACCGACAACGGTTAGTCACGGCACACCGCATATGCCCGATAGTCCGCCGGATTCCGGTTCCGAGCCACCCTATAGTCCGCTGCAAGATGCACATGGTCTCACACTCACCTCGCGCGACGTCTACAATGGTCTCTCCGCCATGCAGCCGGACATGCAACTGCAGTCACAATTTACACCACCACATCAAACGCAAGCATCAACGACACATCACCatcatcaacagcagcaacaccaGCAGCTGcagcacaataaccaccacagcaacaacaacgccaccCAAATTCATTACAATCACAATCATTCGCCAACAGCGCCACCAAACGACACAATGAGCCGCGTACGTGTGAAGCATGAAGCCGGTCTGATCATAGATCCTGCcacactcacgcacacacatgcgaaCGCCATCAGCACACACGCGCATGGCGAACACAATGCCAGCCATGGTCACATGAATTTACCGCCACCGCATCAGTTGATGTTCTCGAAtacaaacaccaacaacaacaatcaacataATGCGAACAACAGCCATTTGCTGTCTTACGAAAATCTACAAGGTGGCAACTTTCCTTCGGTGAATTATCCAAATGTGACCATCGTAAATGGTCTGGATGTCGTGCAAACGCATGCCACATCCTGTGCGCTCACCTCACCGTTGAACGAGGTGCCACGCGTGCAGCTGGTTGGCACCAGCCAAGCGCTTCCACCACAACACAGTCGTTCGTCGTTGCCCACAACACCAGTGCATTTGTCTTTATCCCGCAAACGTAAACTCTCCACACAGCTAGATTGTCCGGACTTTGCTAGCATTAAGCCCGATCCGGGTTTGCGCATGAGTCCCACACATGGCATGGCTACAGCCGCTGCGGAGCAACAGCAAAAACTCAGCGCCTCATCACCGGTTACCATCACATTACCTGCACATGCGACTACGAGCGACATGACAAGCACGCCCGCGCACTCAGCTGCCTCACTATCGCCCGCGCTGTCAACTATCAACTCGAATGCCGATAACAGTCTGGACGGCAATAATACCGCTACAAGTGGTAGCGGCGAAGGTGGCGGCGACAGTAATGCTCTAACGCCGTGCATACGTTTCAGCCCATTTCAACCGCAAAATTGGCATAAACTTTGCGACCAAAGTTTACAGGAGATCGCAGTGGTTTATTATCGTGTCGACGCAGATAAGGGTTTCAATTTTTCGGTCTCCGATGATGCGTTCGTTTGCCAGAAGAAGAATCACTTTCAAATAACTTGCCACGCACGTCTGCAAGGCGATGCGAAGTTTGTAAAAACACCGTCCGGTCTAGAGAAGATCAACTCCTTTCATTTGCACTTTTACGGTGTCAAATTGGAAGCGCCAAATCAGACGATACGTGTTGAACAGAGCCAATCTGATCGTTCGAAGAAACCGTTCTATCCAGTGCC TATCGATTTGCAGAGTCACATTGTCAGCAAAGTCACAGTCGGTCGTTTACATTTCTCAGAaactaccaacaacaacatgcgcAAGAAAGGTCGTCCCAATCCAGAGCAGCGTTACTTCCAATTAGTAGTGGGCCTGCATGTCCATACCATCTCGGGCAACTTTCCAATCATTAGTCAAGGTAGTGAACGTATTATTGTGCGCGCCTCTAATCCGGGTCAATTTGAGTCCGATGTCGATCTTTGCTGGCAACGCGGCATCACACAGGATTCGATTTTCCATGCCGGACGTGTGGGCATCAATACAGATCGACCGGATGAGAGTTTGGTTGTGCATGGCAATTTGAAGGTGTCCGGTCATATAGTGCAGCCCAGTGATAGTCGCGCTAAGCATGAAATCGGTGAGTTGGACACATCGGTGCAACTGCGCAACTTACAGAAAATACGTATTGTACGCTATCGTTACGCGCCCGAGTTCGCCGTACACTCGGGTCTGAAGCGTTCATGTGAAAGCGACAGCGAAGAGATCGTGGATACGGGCGTGATTGCGCAGGAGGTGCGCGAAGTTATACCAGATGCGGTGCAAGAGGCTGGCAGTATCGTGCTGCCAAATGGCAATGTCATCGAGAACTTTCTGCTCGTCAATAAG GATCgcattttaatggaaaatattggTGCGGTAAAAGAACTGTGCAAAGTCACAGGTTCGCTGGAGACGCGCATTGAAGATTTGGAGCGAAATAATCGTCTGATCAGACAGAACGAATTTGAGCAGCGCAGCAAACAATACCGTTTGGCGAAAAGCTGTGGTCCACGCGGCGGCTATGAAATCTGTTCGAACAAGTCGCTGCAGATTGTTATATTCTTATTAGTAATCGTTATGGCAGCCTG TCTGGCAGCCGTCTCCACACTCTATTTCGTCGAGCACAACAAACAGCGTTACAACTACAAGCAACTGGATCGTCTGCAGTTCCACAGCAATGGCCATCTGCTGGGCCATGACTCAGTTTTCATAAATGAACAGGAAGGTTACATCGTACAGGTGCATAACATGCTCAATCGTAATAAATCCGTACAGCATGGCGGCACCTCGCGACCGCCGGCTTATCGAAACTATACACGTCCGCGTGGCGAAATAATCTATGATGAAAGCAGTGATCCATACTCACAAAACGGACGTAACGATGAACTAACGGTTGTTATGGAAAAACCACTTGTAAGCCTACAGCCACTACATCCACGTAAGGATACGTTTAAGGTGACGACAACGGCACCGCTGCTACGCCTCAACAAGACTATCAACAGTAAAAACAAGTCCAAGTGGCCGCAGGCACAAGTTGTGCCCAAAGTAATAGCGTCCTTCCAAAATACACGTGCCACAAGTAGCATTCAAACCGAAAATAGCGCAAATCTAACATTGCAACAAAAACGTCCGGGAACGCTGGGTGCTAATGAAACGTCTTCGGAAAAAGTGGCCGCCGATAATGTGTCATTAACACACGATTTCGATAACAATTCCATCGATATCGACGCACAACATTTGACAAAGAAGGCGACGGCTATCAGAGAGTCGGCTGCGCGTCCGATCACTTCACGTGAGGAAACACTCTCGGAAAATAGTGAAGCTATTGCTGACGCCATCGGCGCAATTGTCAGCACATCGAGCAGCAATGTGAATGGCAAAAACGATGTCAACCACGGCGACAACCTAAAGAATACGAACCTGAATGCTAACAACAATGTGCCCGATACCACTGCCCCAGCGTATAGTCATCGTTCGCGCAATGTCTACAAAGCGGTTTCGCCGCCGTCGGCTCTTTTGCCACTTACAACCAACAAGGTGACTATTGAAGGCAACACGGGTAATTACTCGCTAGACGGGCACTATGTCTATTCGAATAAGAGCCAAGCTGTATTGGAGAATAAAGTGGATAGCACGGATCTATTGGACTTACAGAGCTTGAACAACAATAGTGAGTCGGTGGATAACCCGATAACCGCCTTGTTTGGCTTCGATTTTGGGCTGGGACGCGAATCAGTGCTGGGGCGCCGCTCAACTTCGCAGCGTAGTGTCGGTCGCGTACAATGTAAATTTGTGCAAGTGGAGATGTTCGGTGCGCCACCACAATGCATACAGAAGCCAACCAATGACGAGGTATCCAACTGTCAG TCATTTTGCTTCGAGGAAACCAATCAATTGCCGGTAATTCAAGACACCCTAGCAGGCATCACACGTGTGAAAGAGGACCTAGCGGTACCAGAAAAACAACTAAGCAAAGAAAATTTACCATTATCCGAATCGAATGCAGACAGCGCCGATACCGACACAGATCCAGACACACAACCACGTTCACTGGCCACACCCATACTTTCTGCCAACGCCACTTTTATTGGAACGGACAAGAAAACACAAGTCGTAGAAGTTTCCAGCGAACAACGTTCAGATCTTTCGGACTCCTCAAAAGACACATCCAGTTGCGATGAACGTCTCGATATTGATGTAAAGACCGCAGATGACGCAATAAGTGCACCAACAGGTAGTGCAACATCCGCTGAACTGCAAAGAacagcagtagcagcagcagcggcagcagcggcagcgCAAATAGATTGTTGGCAAATCGATAGCTGTTTAATAGCTGAGACAAATAATGAGACATTTGGCATGGAGCATCACTGTCCACATAGTGGCAAATCGCTGAATATGACCTATATTATACCGTTATCGCGGTTTTTCAAGGAATCAAGCATACAACTGCAATTGAG CTCTTCCGTGCCACTATTATGGACCATTTGTAGCAACCGCGAGCTGACTAGACATCAGGGCGCTCATCTATTACAATCATCTGCGCATCAACTTAGCGCAAATATCGTACAACGTCAATCAAATGTATCGgttatatactttaatatacCAAGTCGTGGTTACTTCATCCGAAGTTTGGCGTTACGCGCAACGACGGCGGATTCGAAAAAC caaaatatttGCCAGGAGACAGCACACGAAGCAAACACTTTACTGCAGTACAACTTTAGCATCGTAAGAGATTGTGATTAG
- the LOC120771649 gene encoding uncharacterized protein LOC120771649 isoform X2: MEYPKNINDRSDFIGGIDNEAIDFGNLEQFMQVEAAVGQLEAQNSCINGNNTRENTLCCGSKADVNQQQQQQQQQNPHHQQINSVDGNLSLVSVSARVSLASTPIATPIPTTVSHGTPHMPDSPPDSGSEPPYSPLQDAHGLTLTSRDVYNGLSAMQPDMQLQSQFTPPHQTQASTTHHHHQQQQHQQLQHNNHHSNNNATQIHYNHNHSPTAPPNDTMSRVRVKHEAGLIIDPATLTHTHANAISTHAHGEHNASHGHMNLPPPHQLMFSNTNTNNNNQHNANNSHLLSYENLQGGNFPSVNYPNVTIVNGLDVVQTHATSCALTSPLNEVPRVQLVGTSQALPPQHSRSSLPTTPVHLSLSRKRKLSTQLDCPDFASIKPDPGLRMSPTHGMATAAAEQQQKLSASSPVTITLPAHATTSDMTSTPAHSAASLSPALSTINSNADNSLDGNNTATSGSGEGGGDSNALTPCIRFSPFQPQNWHKLCDQSLQEIAVVYYRVDADKGFNFSVSDDAFVCQKKNHFQITCHARLQGDAKFVKTPSGLEKINSFHLHFYGVKLEAPNQTIRVEQSQSDRSKKPFYPVPIDLQSHIVSKVTVGRLHFSETTNNNMRKKGRPNPEQRYFQLVVGLHVHTISGNFPIISQGSERIIVRASNPGQFESDVDLCWQRGITQDSIFHAGRVGINTDRPDESLVVHGNLKVSGHIVQPSDSRAKHEIGELDTSVQLRNLQKIRIVRYRYAPEFAVHSGLKRSCESDSEEIVDTGVIAQEVREVIPDAVQEAGSIVLPNGNVIENFLLVNKDRILMENIGAVKELCKVTGSLETRIEDLERNNRLIRQNEFEQRSKQYRLAKSCGPRGGYEICSNKSLQIVIFLLVIVMAACLAAVSTLYFVEHNKQRYNYKQLDRLQFHSNGHLLGHDSVFINEQEGYIVQVHNMLNRNKSVQHGGTSRPPAYRNYTRPRGEIIYDESSDPYSQNGRNDELTVVMEKPLVSLQPLHPRKDTFKVTTTAPLLRLNKTINSKNKSKWPQAQVVPKVIASFQNTRATSSIQTENSANLTLQQKRPGTLGANETSSEKVAADNVSLTHDFDNNSIDIDAQHLTKKATAIRESAARPITSREETLSENSEAIADAIGAIVSTSSSNVNGKNDVNHGDNLKNTNLNANNNVPDTTAPAYSHRSRNVYKAVSPPSALLPLTTNKVTIEGNTGNYSLDGHYVYSNKSQAVLENKVDSTDLLDLQSLNNNSESVDNPITALFGFDFGLGRESVLGRRSTSQRSVGRVQCKFVQVEMFGAPPQCIQKPTNDEVSNCQSFCFEETNQLPVIQDTLAGITRVKEDLAVPEKQLSKENLPLSESNADSADTDTDPDTQPRSLATPILSANATFIGTDKKTQVVEVSSEQRSDLSDSSKDTSSCDERLDIDVKTADDAISAPTGSATSAELQRTAVAAAAAAAAAQIDCWQIDSCLIAETNNETFGMEHHCPHSGKSLNMTYIIPLSRFFKESSIQLQLSSSVPLLWTICSNRELTRHQGAHLLQSSAHQLSANIVQRQSNVSVIYFNIPSRGYFIRSLALRATTADSKNQNICQETAHEANTLLQYNFSIVRDCD, from the exons ATGGAATATCCCAAGAATATCAATg ATCGATCCGATTTCATTGGAGGCATCGACAATGAGGCAATCGATTTCGGTAATCTGGAACAGTTCATGCAGGTTGAAGCCGCCGTTGGACAGCTGGAAGCACAAAATAGCTGCATAAATGGAAATAACACGCGCGAAAATACATTATGTTGCGGCTCGAAGGCCGATGtcaaccaacagcaacaacagcagcaacagcagaaTCCACATCACCAACAAATTAACTCCGTCGATGGAAATTTATCATTAGTGAGCGTGTCGGCGCGTGTAAGTTTAGCCTCCACACCTATAGCGACACCCATACCGACAACGGTTAGTCACGGCACACCGCATATGCCCGATAGTCCGCCGGATTCCGGTTCCGAGCCACCCTATAGTCCGCTGCAAGATGCACATGGTCTCACACTCACCTCGCGCGACGTCTACAATGGTCTCTCCGCCATGCAGCCGGACATGCAACTGCAGTCACAATTTACACCACCACATCAAACGCAAGCATCAACGACACATCACCatcatcaacagcagcaacaccaGCAGCTGcagcacaataaccaccacagcaacaacaacgccaccCAAATTCATTACAATCACAATCATTCGCCAACAGCGCCACCAAACGACACAATGAGCCGCGTACGTGTGAAGCATGAAGCCGGTCTGATCATAGATCCTGCcacactcacgcacacacatgcgaaCGCCATCAGCACACACGCGCATGGCGAACACAATGCCAGCCATGGTCACATGAATTTACCGCCACCGCATCAGTTGATGTTCTCGAAtacaaacaccaacaacaacaatcaacataATGCGAACAACAGCCATTTGCTGTCTTACGAAAATCTACAAGGTGGCAACTTTCCTTCGGTGAATTATCCAAATGTGACCATCGTAAATGGTCTGGATGTCGTGCAAACGCATGCCACATCCTGTGCGCTCACCTCACCGTTGAACGAGGTGCCACGCGTGCAGCTGGTTGGCACCAGCCAAGCGCTTCCACCACAACACAGTCGTTCGTCGTTGCCCACAACACCAGTGCATTTGTCTTTATCCCGCAAACGTAAACTCTCCACACAGCTAGATTGTCCGGACTTTGCTAGCATTAAGCCCGATCCGGGTTTGCGCATGAGTCCCACACATGGCATGGCTACAGCCGCTGCGGAGCAACAGCAAAAACTCAGCGCCTCATCACCGGTTACCATCACATTACCTGCACATGCGACTACGAGCGACATGACAAGCACGCCCGCGCACTCAGCTGCCTCACTATCGCCCGCGCTGTCAACTATCAACTCGAATGCCGATAACAGTCTGGACGGCAATAATACCGCTACAAGTGGTAGCGGCGAAGGTGGCGGCGACAGTAATGCTCTAACGCCGTGCATACGTTTCAGCCCATTTCAACCGCAAAATTGGCATAAACTTTGCGACCAAAGTTTACAGGAGATCGCAGTGGTTTATTATCGTGTCGACGCAGATAAGGGTTTCAATTTTTCGGTCTCCGATGATGCGTTCGTTTGCCAGAAGAAGAATCACTTTCAAATAACTTGCCACGCACGTCTGCAAGGCGATGCGAAGTTTGTAAAAACACCGTCCGGTCTAGAGAAGATCAACTCCTTTCATTTGCACTTTTACGGTGTCAAATTGGAAGCGCCAAATCAGACGATACGTGTTGAACAGAGCCAATCTGATCGTTCGAAGAAACCGTTCTATCCAGTGCC TATCGATTTGCAGAGTCACATTGTCAGCAAAGTCACAGTCGGTCGTTTACATTTCTCAGAaactaccaacaacaacatgcgcAAGAAAGGTCGTCCCAATCCAGAGCAGCGTTACTTCCAATTAGTAGTGGGCCTGCATGTCCATACCATCTCGGGCAACTTTCCAATCATTAGTCAAGGTAGTGAACGTATTATTGTGCGCGCCTCTAATCCGGGTCAATTTGAGTCCGATGTCGATCTTTGCTGGCAACGCGGCATCACACAGGATTCGATTTTCCATGCCGGACGTGTGGGCATCAATACAGATCGACCGGATGAGAGTTTGGTTGTGCATGGCAATTTGAAGGTGTCCGGTCATATAGTGCAGCCCAGTGATAGTCGCGCTAAGCATGAAATCGGTGAGTTGGACACATCGGTGCAACTGCGCAACTTACAGAAAATACGTATTGTACGCTATCGTTACGCGCCCGAGTTCGCCGTACACTCGGGTCTGAAGCGTTCATGTGAAAGCGACAGCGAAGAGATCGTGGATACGGGCGTGATTGCGCAGGAGGTGCGCGAAGTTATACCAGATGCGGTGCAAGAGGCTGGCAGTATCGTGCTGCCAAATGGCAATGTCATCGAGAACTTTCTGCTCGTCAATAAG GATCgcattttaatggaaaatattggTGCGGTAAAAGAACTGTGCAAAGTCACAGGTTCGCTGGAGACGCGCATTGAAGATTTGGAGCGAAATAATCGTCTGATCAGACAGAACGAATTTGAGCAGCGCAGCAAACAATACCGTTTGGCGAAAAGCTGTGGTCCACGCGGCGGCTATGAAATCTGTTCGAACAAGTCGCTGCAGATTGTTATATTCTTATTAGTAATCGTTATGGCAGCCTG TCTGGCAGCCGTCTCCACACTCTATTTCGTCGAGCACAACAAACAGCGTTACAACTACAAGCAACTGGATCGTCTGCAGTTCCACAGCAATGGCCATCTGCTGGGCCATGACTCAGTTTTCATAAATGAACAGGAAGGTTACATCGTACAGGTGCATAACATGCTCAATCGTAATAAATCCGTACAGCATGGCGGCACCTCGCGACCGCCGGCTTATCGAAACTATACACGTCCGCGTGGCGAAATAATCTATGATGAAAGCAGTGATCCATACTCACAAAACGGACGTAACGATGAACTAACGGTTGTTATGGAAAAACCACTTGTAAGCCTACAGCCACTACATCCACGTAAGGATACGTTTAAGGTGACGACAACGGCACCGCTGCTACGCCTCAACAAGACTATCAACAGTAAAAACAAGTCCAAGTGGCCGCAGGCACAAGTTGTGCCCAAAGTAATAGCGTCCTTCCAAAATACACGTGCCACAAGTAGCATTCAAACCGAAAATAGCGCAAATCTAACATTGCAACAAAAACGTCCGGGAACGCTGGGTGCTAATGAAACGTCTTCGGAAAAAGTGGCCGCCGATAATGTGTCATTAACACACGATTTCGATAACAATTCCATCGATATCGACGCACAACATTTGACAAAGAAGGCGACGGCTATCAGAGAGTCGGCTGCGCGTCCGATCACTTCACGTGAGGAAACACTCTCGGAAAATAGTGAAGCTATTGCTGACGCCATCGGCGCAATTGTCAGCACATCGAGCAGCAATGTGAATGGCAAAAACGATGTCAACCACGGCGACAACCTAAAGAATACGAACCTGAATGCTAACAACAATGTGCCCGATACCACTGCCCCAGCGTATAGTCATCGTTCGCGCAATGTCTACAAAGCGGTTTCGCCGCCGTCGGCTCTTTTGCCACTTACAACCAACAAGGTGACTATTGAAGGCAACACGGGTAATTACTCGCTAGACGGGCACTATGTCTATTCGAATAAGAGCCAAGCTGTATTGGAGAATAAAGTGGATAGCACGGATCTATTGGACTTACAGAGCTTGAACAACAATAGTGAGTCGGTGGATAACCCGATAACCGCCTTGTTTGGCTTCGATTTTGGGCTGGGACGCGAATCAGTGCTGGGGCGCCGCTCAACTTCGCAGCGTAGTGTCGGTCGCGTACAATGTAAATTTGTGCAAGTGGAGATGTTCGGTGCGCCACCACAATGCATACAGAAGCCAACCAATGACGAGGTATCCAACTGTCAG TCATTTTGCTTCGAGGAAACCAATCAATTGCCGGTAATTCAAGACACCCTAGCAGGCATCACACGTGTGAAAGAGGACCTAGCGGTACCAGAAAAACAACTAAGCAAAGAAAATTTACCATTATCCGAATCGAATGCAGACAGCGCCGATACCGACACAGATCCAGACACACAACCACGTTCACTGGCCACACCCATACTTTCTGCCAACGCCACTTTTATTGGAACGGACAAGAAAACACAAGTCGTAGAAGTTTCCAGCGAACAACGTTCAGATCTTTCGGACTCCTCAAAAGACACATCCAGTTGCGATGAACGTCTCGATATTGATGTAAAGACCGCAGATGACGCAATAAGTGCACCAACAGGTAGTGCAACATCCGCTGAACTGCAAAGAacagcagtagcagcagcagcggcagcagcggcagcgCAAATAGATTGTTGGCAAATCGATAGCTGTTTAATAGCTGAGACAAATAATGAGACATTTGGCATGGAGCATCACTGTCCACATAGTGGCAAATCGCTGAATATGACCTATATTATACCGTTATCGCGGTTTTTCAAGGAATCAAGCATACAACTGCAATTGAG CTCTTCCGTGCCACTATTATGGACCATTTGTAGCAACCGCGAGCTGACTAGACATCAGGGCGCTCATCTATTACAATCATCTGCGCATCAACTTAGCGCAAATATCGTACAACGTCAATCAAATGTATCGgttatatactttaatatacCAAGTCGTGGTTACTTCATCCGAAGTTTGGCGTTACGCGCAACGACGGCGGATTCGAAAAAC caaaatatttGCCAGGAGACAGCACACGAAGCAAACACTTTACTGCAGTACAACTTTAGCATCGTAAGAGATTGTGATTAG